Proteins encoded within one genomic window of Streptomyces sp. NBC_01314:
- a CDS encoding LacI family DNA-binding transcriptional regulator, with translation MADVAKRAGVTKQTVSNVVRRRSVVSPDTRARVEAAIAELGYTPNLVARSLATGTTMTVGFMVPTIVHPFYSEVVEEVETLLERHGYHLLLATTRGDGERARRHLASLSSRSVDALLVAGDFDLSDGVPPLDDYGLPVVLCAWEIDPPDTLPVVTVDYEQAGYLAGRHLRELGHRRLMVIADLPAHRIRVSGALRAFAEDSLDVREDSVFTALGATSESGYEAAMLALSAADRPTAVFASTDAIALGVMEAVRRHGLRVPEDVSVVGIDDIPQASHAHPPLTTVALPKRQMAQEATGLLLRGIAENRQVPPSLTLITPEVLVRASSAPPTG, from the coding sequence ATGGCCGACGTCGCGAAGCGCGCCGGCGTCACCAAGCAGACCGTCTCCAATGTGGTCCGGAGGCGGTCGGTCGTCAGCCCCGACACCAGAGCCAGAGTCGAGGCGGCGATCGCAGAGCTGGGGTACACCCCCAACCTGGTCGCCCGCAGTCTGGCCACCGGCACGACGATGACCGTCGGCTTCATGGTGCCCACCATCGTCCATCCGTTCTACTCGGAGGTGGTGGAGGAAGTGGAGACCCTGCTGGAAAGGCACGGCTATCACCTGCTCCTGGCCACGACCCGGGGTGACGGCGAGCGCGCCCGGCGCCACCTGGCCTCGCTGTCCAGCCGGTCCGTGGATGCCCTTCTGGTTGCCGGCGATTTCGACCTGAGCGACGGCGTCCCGCCACTGGACGACTACGGCCTGCCGGTCGTCCTGTGCGCCTGGGAGATCGACCCGCCGGACACACTGCCCGTGGTCACCGTCGACTACGAGCAGGCCGGGTATCTGGCCGGCCGTCACCTCCGGGAACTCGGCCACCGTCGGCTGATGGTGATCGCCGACCTCCCGGCACACCGCATCAGGGTCAGCGGCGCCCTGCGGGCCTTCGCCGAGGACAGCCTCGACGTCCGCGAAGACTCAGTGTTCACCGCTCTCGGGGCGACCTCCGAGTCCGGATACGAGGCGGCCATGCTCGCCCTGAGCGCCGCCGACCGCCCGACGGCGGTGTTCGCTTCCACCGATGCCATCGCCCTGGGCGTGATGGAAGCCGTACGGCGCCACGGTCTGCGGGTACCCGAGGACGTGTCGGTCGTCGGCATCGATGACATTCCGCAGGCCTCGCACGCCCATCCGCCGCTGACCACTGTGGCCCTCCCGAAGCGGCAGATGGCTCAGGAGGCCACCGGACTTCTGCTGCGCGGGATCGCCGAGAACCGGCAGGTGCCGCCCTCTCTGACCCTCATCACCCCCGAAGTCCTGGTCCGCGCGAGCTCCGCGCCGCCGACCGGCTGA
- a CDS encoding alpha-N-arabinofuranosidase, which yields MSSPRPARFTLDPAFGIGAVNPRIYGSFVEHLGRCVYDGIHEPGHPDADEAGLREDVLALIRELGVTTVRYPGGNFVSGYRWEDSVGPVDERPRRLEPAWRSTETNRFGLAEFMDFCAKSGIEPMMAVNLGTRGVEDAGRLLDYANHPGGTELSDLRAAHGSKEPFGIRMWCLGNEMDGPWQIGHKTAQEYAPLARETANLMKQIDPGLELVLCGSSSFAMPTFGSWESTVLTECYDKVEFISLHTYYGLDREKPDLDSFIASAVDMERYIEAAVATCDHVGATLKSDKKIMISFDEWNVWHSEPVSPPPSRAENDWPQAPRLLENSYTLTDSVLVGSLMIALLRHADRVTSASLAQLVNVIAPIMTEPGGPAWRQTTFFPFAQASRYGRGRVLRVEVDSPTHSTERFGEVDLLHATATHDEEAGTITVFAVNRSRTAELPLEVDLRGLGGVRVVEHLLLTDDDPDARNTLTDPERVAPRTVDASCVTGDVLTSTLPPLSWNVIRLAVTTAQN from the coding sequence ATGTCTTCACCCCGCCCTGCCCGCTTCACCCTCGACCCCGCCTTCGGTATCGGTGCCGTCAACCCGCGGATCTACGGTTCCTTCGTTGAGCACCTGGGCCGCTGCGTCTACGACGGCATCCACGAGCCCGGCCACCCCGACGCCGACGAGGCCGGTCTGCGCGAGGACGTACTCGCCCTCATCAGGGAGCTGGGCGTCACCACGGTCCGCTACCCGGGCGGGAACTTCGTGTCCGGCTACCGCTGGGAGGACAGCGTCGGCCCGGTCGACGAGCGGCCGCGGCGGCTGGAGCCGGCCTGGCGGTCCACCGAGACCAACAGGTTCGGCCTTGCCGAGTTCATGGACTTCTGCGCCAAGTCGGGCATCGAGCCGATGATGGCCGTCAACCTCGGCACCCGTGGAGTGGAGGACGCGGGCCGGCTGCTGGACTACGCCAACCACCCTGGTGGCACCGAGCTGTCCGACCTGCGCGCCGCCCACGGCAGCAAGGAACCGTTCGGCATCCGCATGTGGTGCCTGGGAAACGAGATGGACGGCCCCTGGCAGATCGGCCACAAGACGGCGCAGGAGTACGCGCCCCTGGCCCGCGAGACCGCCAACCTCATGAAGCAGATCGACCCCGGCCTTGAGCTGGTCCTGTGCGGCTCCTCCAGCTTCGCGATGCCGACCTTCGGCAGCTGGGAGTCGACGGTGCTGACCGAGTGCTACGACAAGGTGGAGTTCATCTCCCTGCACACCTACTACGGACTGGACCGGGAGAAGCCCGACCTCGACTCATTCATCGCCTCGGCGGTGGACATGGAGCGCTACATCGAGGCGGCGGTCGCCACCTGTGACCATGTGGGCGCCACCCTGAAGTCCGACAAGAAGATCATGATCTCCTTCGACGAGTGGAACGTCTGGCACAGCGAACCCGTCTCGCCGCCCCCGTCCAGGGCCGAGAACGACTGGCCCCAGGCCCCCCGCCTGCTGGAGAACAGTTACACCCTCACCGACTCCGTCCTCGTCGGCTCGCTGATGATCGCCCTGCTGCGGCACGCCGACCGGGTCACCTCCGCCTCCCTCGCCCAGCTCGTCAACGTCATCGCCCCGATCATGACCGAACCGGGCGGCCCCGCCTGGCGGCAGACCACCTTCTTCCCTTTCGCCCAGGCCTCGCGGTACGGACGCGGCCGGGTCCTGCGGGTCGAGGTGGACAGCCCGACCCACAGCACCGAACGCTTCGGCGAGGTCGACCTGCTGCACGCCACAGCCACCCACGACGAGGAAGCCGGCACGATCACCGTCTTCGCCGTCAACCGCAGCCGGACCGCAGAGCTCCCGCTCGAAGTCGACCTGCGCGGGCTCGGCGGCGTCCGGGTCGTGGAGCACCTGCTGCTCACCGACGACGACCCCGACGCCCGCAACACCCTGACGGACCCCGAACGGGTCGCCCCCCGCACGGTCGACGCCAGCTGCGTCACCGGTGACGTGCTGACCTCCACGCTGCCGCCGCTGTCCTGGAACGTCATCCGCCTGGCTGTCACCACCGCCCAGAACTGA
- a CDS encoding extracellular solute-binding protein, whose protein sequence is MTRRGFLTTSAGVAAAATGGGLLSGCAGSVSSDKSGGKSGAKAAVTIMSNGTELGEPAAIKAAEKALGLKLTILKYDLTRLTAMLTAGSPPDIVRGQGAVDAPYLAAHGVAQDLDDYFAKSSILKVGDLDPINDVWRYDGTTQGKGPRYGMAKDYSQDNMIWYNTGLFDQAGVENPSDTVPMTYDEVFEKGKALTRTGKKAKVYGLSFAGNTANFLTMIASQGGQLFTDDFSAVDFSSPEGIKALTWYLKLAKAGITPSIANPDPNGWDWPTFQANRMAMATDGYWFGGMVATDKKSAETARFAPAPQFGSTRVSSCSGATGYWMPKAGKNKDAAWAAYEYFLGGAPAKARAESGGGLPALKSLRPLLPQTEAYQKQAYAVQERELPHFSVISFTPYARLDALDAVVNQVMPAAIKGDLAVGKLADQLNSGINKQLANGKKLVK, encoded by the coding sequence ATGACACGTCGCGGGTTCCTCACCACTTCGGCCGGCGTCGCCGCGGCGGCCACCGGAGGCGGCCTGCTGTCGGGGTGTGCCGGCTCGGTGTCCTCGGACAAGTCCGGGGGCAAGTCCGGGGCCAAGGCCGCGGTGACCATCATGTCGAACGGCACGGAGCTGGGAGAGCCCGCCGCCATCAAGGCGGCCGAGAAGGCGCTCGGCCTCAAGCTCACGATCCTGAAGTACGACCTCACCCGGCTGACCGCCATGCTCACCGCCGGCAGCCCCCCTGACATCGTCCGCGGTCAGGGTGCTGTGGACGCCCCCTACCTCGCGGCGCACGGTGTCGCCCAGGACCTGGACGACTACTTCGCCAAGAGCAGCATCCTCAAGGTCGGCGACCTGGACCCGATCAACGACGTCTGGCGCTACGACGGTACGACGCAGGGCAAGGGACCCCGCTACGGGATGGCGAAGGACTACTCCCAGGACAACATGATCTGGTACAACACCGGACTGTTCGACCAGGCCGGCGTGGAGAACCCCAGCGACACCGTCCCGATGACCTACGACGAGGTCTTCGAGAAGGGCAAGGCCCTCACTCGGACCGGCAAGAAGGCCAAGGTCTACGGGCTGAGCTTCGCCGGCAACACCGCGAACTTCCTGACCATGATCGCCTCTCAGGGCGGTCAGCTCTTCACCGACGACTTCTCCGCCGTCGACTTCTCCAGCCCGGAGGGGATCAAGGCTCTCACCTGGTATCTGAAGCTGGCCAAGGCCGGTATCACGCCCAGCATCGCCAACCCCGACCCCAACGGCTGGGACTGGCCCACCTTCCAGGCCAACCGCATGGCGATGGCCACCGACGGCTACTGGTTCGGCGGCATGGTCGCCACCGACAAGAAGAGTGCCGAGACCGCGCGCTTCGCCCCCGCCCCGCAGTTCGGCAGCACCCGGGTGAGCTCCTGCTCCGGAGCGACCGGCTACTGGATGCCCAAGGCCGGCAAGAACAAGGACGCGGCCTGGGCGGCGTACGAGTACTTCCTCGGCGGTGCGCCTGCCAAGGCGCGTGCGGAAAGCGGCGGCGGCCTGCCCGCACTGAAGTCCCTGCGCCCCCTGCTGCCGCAGACCGAGGCCTACCAGAAGCAGGCATACGCGGTGCAGGAGAGGGAGCTGCCCCACTTCTCGGTGATCTCATTCACCCCGTACGCCCGGCTCGACGCCCTCGATGCTGTGGTCAACCAGGTGATGCCCGCTGCGATCAAGGGGGACCTGGCCGTGGGAAAGCTGGCGGACCAGCTGAACTCGGGCATCAACAAGCAGCTCGCGAACGGTAAGAAGCTGGTCAAGTGA
- a CDS encoding carbohydrate ABC transporter permease, whose protein sequence is MSTGRLAEASVQSAKPSGTARVTDGRGRGRRPGRGGGMARQQSRVFYLCVAPWVIGFLGLTLYPLGYALWLSLTNSDGISENASFIGLDNYRELLSDPVTRETLVRTGVFVAVVVPLGIIAGLALAVLLNRPIRGRGVFRTLLYLPAVFPPVGAAMAFKMIFDRDAGAANGLLGFADINPVSWLTDPYARYVLMMLTLWACGNAMIISLAGLQDMPKELHEAARLDGASAWQVFRKITIPLLSPVIFFQVITGVIGALQSATPLLLAANPGTSGVTTVPQGDYLYMINVFAQYLAYGRFGYASALLWVLFAVILVITAVIYKLSSGAVFYSFEPEAKK, encoded by the coding sequence GTGAGTACGGGCCGGCTCGCCGAAGCCTCCGTCCAGTCCGCGAAGCCCTCCGGGACCGCGCGGGTGACCGACGGCCGGGGAAGAGGCCGACGGCCCGGCCGCGGGGGCGGGATGGCCCGCCAGCAGTCCCGGGTCTTCTATCTCTGCGTCGCGCCATGGGTGATCGGGTTCCTCGGCCTCACGCTGTATCCCCTGGGGTACGCGCTGTGGCTGAGCCTGACCAACTCCGACGGAATCTCCGAAAATGCGAGTTTCATCGGCCTCGACAACTACAGGGAACTGCTTTCGGATCCGGTCACCCGGGAGACCCTGGTCCGCACCGGAGTCTTCGTAGCGGTCGTCGTGCCGCTGGGCATCATCGCGGGGCTCGCCCTCGCGGTGCTGCTCAACCGCCCGATCCGGGGCCGGGGCGTCTTCCGTACCCTGCTCTACCTGCCGGCGGTGTTCCCGCCGGTGGGTGCGGCGATGGCCTTCAAGATGATCTTCGACCGTGACGCCGGCGCCGCCAACGGCCTCCTCGGCTTCGCCGACATCAACCCGGTCTCCTGGCTCACCGATCCCTACGCCCGGTACGTGCTGATGATGCTCACCCTCTGGGCCTGCGGAAACGCCATGATCATCTCCTTGGCGGGGCTGCAGGACATGCCGAAGGAACTGCATGAGGCCGCCCGCCTCGACGGAGCAAGTGCCTGGCAGGTGTTCCGGAAAATCACCATCCCCCTGCTGTCGCCCGTGATCTTCTTCCAGGTCATCACCGGTGTCATCGGGGCCCTGCAGAGCGCGACACCACTGCTCCTGGCGGCGAACCCGGGTACCTCCGGGGTCACCACAGTGCCTCAGGGCGACTACCTCTACATGATCAACGTGTTCGCGCAGTACCTCGCGTACGGCCGCTTCGGCTACGCCTCCGCGCTGCTGTGGGTGCTGTTCGCCGTGATCCTCGTCATCACCGCCGTGATCTACAAGCTGAGCTCCGGTGCGGTGTTCTACAGCTTCGAGCCGGAGGCCAAGAAATGA
- a CDS encoding glycoside hydrolase family 2 TIM barrel-domain containing protein, which translates to MSESTAHDYLESHSPGHGRAQPRAAFTSNAPVLDLTGTWRFRLAAGLPQVTEGFEAEGFDDSDWDTIAVPSCWQMDGLPGEPRFGAPSYTNQIYPFPIDPPHVPDTNPTGEYRREFTLPAPWPAGRTLLRFEGVDSCFAVWLNGTLLGDGQGSRLPTEFDVTDTLRADGPNTLAVRVHQWSAASYLEDQDMWWLSGIFRPVALLSRPDGALTDVFVHADYDHLTGHGTLSVHTTGAPARLTVPELGITDADPAGPHTVAGIVSWSAEQPRLYDAELVSDGERIPLRIGFRRIEVKDGLILANGRPVLFRGVNRHEWNPDTGRTLSHEDMLADVLLMKRHNINAVRGSHYPPDSTFLDLCDEYGLWVIDECDLETHGFGLVGWEGNPSDDPSWREAFLDRMRRMVERDKNHPSVVMWSLGNEAGHGSNLRAMAEWTRERDPERLIHYEGDDNCDYVDVYSQMYTDHNGLGVIGRGHEPVTRDPAQDARRRTMPFILCEYAHAMGNGPGGLSEYQDLFESYPRLHGGFVWEWIDHGIRRRLPDGREHFAYGGDFGEPVHDDNFVCDGLVFADRTPSPGLTEYKKAVEPVRITLDPAGGTIRIRSHLHTLDTAHLRFRWTVEDQGRPQGDGELAVPAVAAGAATELTWPEALTKLCDAPLDEGEERWVTVTAELAGDEPWAPAGHEIAWSQAAIAGPVPETPPLARPLTPVLTDGTYALGPAVFDAVTGTLLRLGGDLDVDGPRLDLWRAPTDNDLRTWGGPLAEAWRNAGLDRLEHRTVRVQPHDGGLAVTIRTAPAGADHAMRTVFRWAADAEDPGLLRLSLTTEPVGTWPCPLPRIGIRLALPQDIETVDWFGLGPGEAYSDTTAAVRVGRFTARVDDLQTPYALPQENGNRRQVRHARLTGGHGSGLVITGGPHLDLTVRRWTSEDLDQARHTTDLRPRDRVYVNLDAAQQGIGSGACGPATQPQHELVARPVTLAIGFRPC; encoded by the coding sequence ATGAGCGAGTCCACCGCGCACGACTACCTGGAAAGCCACTCTCCGGGTCACGGCCGCGCGCAGCCCCGCGCAGCTTTCACCTCCAACGCTCCCGTACTTGACCTGACCGGCACCTGGCGGTTCCGTCTCGCGGCGGGCCTGCCGCAGGTCACCGAGGGCTTCGAGGCGGAGGGCTTCGACGACAGCGACTGGGACACGATCGCGGTGCCGTCCTGCTGGCAGATGGACGGACTGCCGGGCGAGCCGCGCTTCGGGGCGCCGTCCTACACCAACCAGATCTACCCCTTCCCGATCGACCCGCCGCACGTCCCCGACACCAACCCGACGGGGGAGTACCGCCGCGAGTTCACCCTCCCCGCCCCGTGGCCGGCCGGGCGTACGCTGCTGCGCTTCGAGGGCGTCGACTCCTGCTTCGCCGTCTGGCTCAACGGCACGCTCCTCGGTGACGGCCAGGGCAGCCGCCTGCCCACCGAGTTCGACGTCACCGACACCCTCAGGGCGGACGGGCCCAACACCCTGGCCGTACGCGTGCACCAGTGGTCGGCCGCCAGCTACCTGGAAGACCAGGACATGTGGTGGCTGTCGGGTATCTTCCGCCCCGTCGCCCTGCTCTCCCGCCCGGACGGCGCGCTCACCGACGTCTTCGTCCACGCCGACTACGACCACCTCACCGGGCACGGCACGCTCTCCGTACACACCACCGGCGCACCGGCCCGCCTGACCGTCCCCGAGCTGGGCATCACCGACGCCGACCCCGCCGGGCCGCACACCGTCGCCGGGATCGTGTCCTGGTCTGCCGAGCAACCCAGGCTTTACGACGCCGAGTTGGTGAGCGACGGCGAGCGGATCCCGCTGCGGATCGGCTTTCGCCGGATCGAGGTCAAGGACGGCCTCATCCTCGCGAACGGGCGGCCCGTGCTCTTCCGCGGCGTCAACCGCCACGAGTGGAACCCCGACACCGGGCGCACCCTCAGCCACGAGGACATGCTCGCCGACGTCCTGCTGATGAAGCGCCACAACATCAACGCCGTACGCGGCAGTCACTACCCGCCGGACTCCACGTTCCTCGACCTGTGCGACGAGTACGGGCTGTGGGTCATCGACGAGTGCGACCTGGAGACCCACGGCTTCGGCCTGGTGGGCTGGGAGGGCAACCCCAGCGACGATCCGAGCTGGCGCGAGGCGTTCCTCGACCGGATGCGCCGCATGGTCGAGCGCGACAAGAACCACCCGTCCGTCGTCATGTGGTCGCTCGGCAACGAGGCCGGGCACGGCTCCAACCTGCGGGCCATGGCCGAGTGGACGCGCGAACGCGACCCGGAGCGGCTCATCCACTACGAGGGCGACGACAACTGCGACTACGTGGACGTCTACAGCCAGATGTACACCGACCACAACGGGCTGGGCGTCATCGGCCGCGGACACGAGCCCGTCACCCGCGACCCGGCCCAGGACGCCAGGCGCCGCACCATGCCCTTCATCCTGTGCGAGTACGCGCACGCCATGGGCAACGGCCCCGGCGGCCTGAGCGAGTACCAGGACCTCTTCGAGAGCTACCCGAGGCTGCACGGCGGCTTCGTCTGGGAGTGGATCGACCACGGCATCCGGCGCCGGTTGCCGGACGGCCGCGAACACTTCGCCTACGGCGGCGACTTCGGCGAACCGGTGCACGACGACAACTTCGTCTGCGACGGCCTCGTCTTCGCCGACCGCACCCCCTCCCCCGGCCTCACCGAGTACAAGAAGGCCGTCGAGCCGGTCCGGATCACCCTCGACCCGGCCGGCGGGACCATCCGTATCCGCAGCCACCTGCACACACTCGACACCGCACATCTGCGCTTCCGCTGGACGGTCGAGGACCAGGGCCGGCCCCAGGGCGACGGGGAACTTGCGGTACCGGCGGTCGCTGCGGGCGCCGCCACCGAACTGACCTGGCCCGAGGCCCTCACCAAGCTCTGCGACGCCCCCCTCGACGAGGGCGAGGAGCGCTGGGTGACAGTCACGGCCGAGCTGGCCGGGGACGAGCCCTGGGCCCCGGCCGGGCACGAGATCGCCTGGTCCCAGGCCGCGATCGCCGGCCCAGTGCCCGAAACCCCGCCGCTGGCACGGCCGTTGACTCCGGTCCTCACCGACGGGACGTACGCTCTCGGCCCGGCGGTCTTCGACGCCGTCACCGGAACGCTGCTGCGGCTCGGCGGCGACCTCGACGTCGACGGACCCCGCCTCGATCTCTGGCGCGCCCCCACCGACAACGACCTACGCACCTGGGGCGGCCCTCTCGCCGAGGCCTGGCGCAACGCGGGCCTGGACCGTCTCGAACACCGGACCGTCCGTGTCCAGCCCCACGACGGCGGCCTGGCCGTCACCATCCGCACCGCCCCCGCCGGCGCCGACCATGCCATGCGCACCGTCTTCCGCTGGGCGGCCGACGCCGAGGACCCCGGGCTGCTGAGGCTCTCGCTGACCACCGAACCCGTCGGAACCTGGCCCTGCCCGCTCCCCCGCATCGGCATCCGCCTCGCCCTCCCGCAGGACATCGAGACCGTCGACTGGTTCGGCCTCGGCCCCGGCGAGGCGTACTCCGACACCACCGCCGCCGTCCGCGTCGGCCGCTTCACCGCCCGCGTCGACGACCTCCAGACGCCGTACGCGCTCCCGCAGGAGAACGGCAACCGGCGCCAGGTCCGCCACGCCCGCCTGACCGGCGGCCACGGCAGCGGCCTGGTCATCACCGGCGGCCCTCACCTCGACCTCACGGTCCGGCGCTGGACCAGCGAGGATCTCGACCAGGCCCGGCACACCACCGACCTGCGGCCCCGTGACCGGGTGTACGTCAACCTCGATGCCGCCCAGCAGGGCATCGGCAGCGGCGCCTGCGGCCCCGCGACCCAGCCCCAGCACGAGCTGGTCGCCCGCCCGGTCACTCTGGCGATCGGCTTCCGGCCGTGCTGA
- a CDS encoding carbohydrate ABC transporter permease, whose product MILARRTSMYMILIALATLFISPFGWLVITALKNTSELAAYPLHWTPDKWQWSNFSRALTQIPYLAYARNSLTIAVIYSVLVTLSSAWAGFGFARLRARGKGFLFGVLLSTMMMPAMITLIPTYIIFAKTGMVDTYWPWVLWGLSGAPYLIFLFRQFFANMPRELEEAAIIDGCGYGRIFWRIFLPQSWPVLATSLVLSFTWTWGDYIAPSLLLSADHTTLAVAVATEYVTPSTGAPINNLLAAGAVMYIIPVLLLFLVLQKGFVTGSSTSGLK is encoded by the coding sequence ATGATTCTCGCTCGTCGCACCAGCATGTACATGATCCTCATCGCGCTGGCCACGCTGTTCATCAGCCCCTTCGGCTGGCTGGTCATCACCGCCCTCAAAAACACCTCCGAGCTGGCCGCCTACCCGCTGCACTGGACGCCCGACAAATGGCAGTGGAGCAACTTCTCCCGGGCCCTCACCCAGATCCCCTACCTCGCCTACGCCAGGAACTCCCTGACCATCGCCGTCATCTACTCGGTGCTGGTCACCCTCAGCTCGGCGTGGGCGGGCTTCGGCTTCGCCCGGCTGCGCGCCCGGGGCAAGGGGTTCCTCTTCGGGGTCCTGCTGTCCACGATGATGATGCCGGCGATGATCACCCTCATCCCCACCTACATCATCTTCGCCAAGACCGGGATGGTCGACACCTACTGGCCCTGGGTCCTGTGGGGACTCTCCGGCGCCCCCTACCTGATCTTCCTGTTCCGGCAGTTCTTCGCGAACATGCCCCGCGAGCTGGAGGAGGCCGCGATCATCGACGGCTGCGGCTACGGCCGGATCTTCTGGCGGATCTTCCTGCCGCAGTCCTGGCCGGTGCTGGCCACCAGCCTGGTGCTGTCGTTCACCTGGACCTGGGGTGACTACATCGCCCCGTCACTGCTGCTCAGTGCGGACCACACCACCCTGGCCGTCGCTGTGGCCACCGAGTACGTCACCCCCTCGACCGGCGCGCCGATCAACAACCTCCTCGCGGCCGGCGCGGTCATGTACATCATCCCCGTACTGCTGCTCTTCCTCGTCCTGCAGAAGGGCTTCGTCACCGGATCCTCCACCTCGGGCCTGAAGTAG